From Paraglaciecola sp. L1A13:
TAATACTGGCCTTTGTGCAATGACCTTTTGCGAACGTGCCTTGCAAGAAGCCCATGTGGCTATGACCCCGGGTAATGATTTTGGTGAGTATCAAGGCGATAGTTATGTACGGTTGTCCTTTGCATCTGCTGAAAGTGAGTTACAAGAGGGATTGGTAAGGTTAGGTGGTTTTATGGCAAAACTGGCTTTATAAATGCTTTATGTCAAATCAGCATTTTTCGCTTGTTTCTGAATCTCACCCTAAGAACAAAGTTGCGCTGTAAGATATTCGCTTGGTGAACATTTTTTTGCTGCTCAAACCATATTTGGTAAGTGCAGTGAGATATGCGCTACGTATTGCACATTAGTGGCCTGCAGCCACTTATGCACTTCGCACCGGGCAACCATGCCTGTTTTAAATTACGTCCCGATTTTACACAACTCCAAGCTAACGCGACTTTCAGCTAAAACCGCAAATAAACACACGGATCCAATTGGATATCTAAAGCAAACTTCAGACATTGCTTAAAAAAGGTCTAACTTTTCAAGATTACTCTATGGTCTTTTCTTTGACTTAGCTTACTCGATTCCAATATGCTTTAATAATAACAACGGATGTTCCAACAAACTAACGCGGTAAAAAAAAGTCGCGTAAAGTAAGTGAAAATATTACCATCAACCTATTGCTACGTATAAAAATCACTTACCTTACCTTTGAGCAATAGTATCTAAACGGCGCAATTTGCAGGTTAACATTTTCATGTTTTTGCCTATACATGGAATTATATCTTAAGGGCAACAATTCATAATCAAGGAGTTTTTATGACATTTAAGTTATTTGGTGTTTTATTTTGCAGTGCTTTCCTATTTGGGTGTGCAGCTCAAACATTCACCATTAATGGTGAGAATGCTGAGGTGCCTACCTCTGAAAAGTCTCAAACATTTTTTATCAGTGGTTTAGGTCAAGAGCAAGTTACTGATGCCGCTAAAATTTGTGGCGGCGCAGCATATATTATCAAAGTAGAAGCTCAACAGACTTTTATAAATGGCTTATTAGGTGCAATAACCTGGGGTATATATACGCCTAGATCCGCTAAAGTTTATTGCAAAGTAAATTGATATAAAAATGGTTCCAGTGAGCGCTGCCGCGTTCGCTGATCTCAACGAATATTGCCGCCACCTTCTTTAGCCACGTCCCCTTTACACAATCTTTACGCTATACACCCTAACAATCTCCTAGTTGCAGTATCCAAAATACATGAAAGTAAATTTTGGGAATATTGTTATGAAAATTCGTACTGCCTTTATCACATTGAGTAGTTGTTTTCTTTTGTCGTCGTGCGGTTTGTTTCATGGCAGGCATTCAGGGGGGCATGGCCATGGTAGCATTAATGTTCGTGGTGGAGGTAATGGGCCAGCGGCGCTAATTATATTAGGTGTAGGGGTTGCGATTGGCACCATCATAGCTGCCATGCCGGAAAAACATACGCCTATAGGTTCAGGCCGCTATTATTCTGATGGCATATTTTATCGTGACTCTCCACGGGGTTACGAAGTCATTGCTGCGCCAATGGGGGTTTGGGTAAATGAACTCCCTGCACGACATCGCGTTGTGCGTTATCAAGACTGCGACTATCACGAATGCAAAGGGGTTTGGTATCGTTTTGATCCCCGTAATCAGCAATATCAAGTTGTTGTTAACCCTTATGAAGTTAGTACAAGCTAATAAAATTTAGCTAGAGTAACCGCCTATGATAGCCGCCTATGATAGCCGCGCTACGGAAGCCGCGCTAAGATAGCCATGTTGCGAAAATTTAGTCCTACGTCAGTTTTACTCATTTTCTGATGTACCGTCTTGCTCTTTGTGCATGTGTCCCTCACCAACTTGCGATTTTTTAGCCTTTACCTTTTGGATAGGTTGGTTTCTAACACACATCAAGGCTGTTGCCATGTATTGACAGGTGCCAATGTATAAATCGTGGTGCCCACCCTCGTATTCACAGACATCTGACTTTGCTTTTTCGTTGCACGCATCTACCGCAATCACGTTGAGTGGTCCAGAATGTGCGATGGCATAACTCGGAGCAAGCAACACGGTCGATGCAGCTAGCAACATAAGGGGAGCTGCGTAAATCGCTTTTTTAAATATCATTGTCCCATCCTAAAATATATTCCTATCGCGTCGCTGGCTAGTCATGGTCAGGCGGAGCGCTACCTGGGGGTGGCCCACCGACTGGAGGACCGCCACCAAGAGGTCCTCCAGCAGGTCGAACGGTTTCACCATGCAAACATCCAATAAACATGTTCTCGCTCGGGCTTGCCGCATGGTAATGGTAGCCTCTTATGTCGTCAGTTGTGCCACGGCATTCATCAAGTGACTCCTCTTTGCCTTGTGCATCTCGCATTGCATAGATACCGTAACCGTCCACTGCATAACCTATTAATGAAGCATGCCCGTCTTCACTAGCAAGGGCATCAGTACAACCAGTTGTGGCATGGTAGTGATAACCTTGGTGTAAGTTGATGTGACCACCACAGTCGTCAAATGCGGCAATTGTGTAACTTCCTAAAATTGCGTCTATGGGTGCAGGCCCTGATAACTCAGTGCCATCTAAGGCGATTCCTACTGTGCGTACTCGGCCTGTTTGTGCCGCAGGTATGGGCGTGGTGGGTATCAGATAGGTTTGCGAAAAGTCATCTTCAAGATAAGCTAATTCGCACTCAATACAGTTTTGTTTATATTGCTCTTCTACATCGGGGCGCGCAGCTCCTGAGCACGCCTCTTTTGTGGCGGTGTAGCGTATATTTCTAGTTTGAGCATCGTAAAGCACCCATTTCTCATCACCGTAATATTCATCTAACGTTAATATGAAATGACCGGTAAGATCGACTAAGTCGCCTGAACCGTCTTTGCTAAACCAAGCGCCAGTTACATCGGCGCCATCATCGATTGTTCTTGGGCAGAAGGGGCCCGGTACTCGCCCCGCCGGCG
This genomic window contains:
- a CDS encoding Bor family protein — encoded protein: MTFKLFGVLFCSAFLFGCAAQTFTINGENAEVPTSEKSQTFFISGLGQEQVTDAAKICGGAAYIIKVEAQQTFINGLLGAITWGIYTPRSAKVYCKVN
- a CDS encoding DUF6515 family protein, translated to MKIRTAFITLSSCFLLSSCGLFHGRHSGGHGHGSINVRGGGNGPAALIILGVGVAIGTIIAAMPEKHTPIGSGRYYSDGIFYRDSPRGYEVIAAPMGVWVNELPARHRVVRYQDCDYHECKGVWYRFDPRNQQYQVVVNPYEVSTS
- a CDS encoding YHYH protein produces the protein MSILTTPSLIGLITFSILALAGCNGSSDGTTGKTDIYTGLDVSMFANGAFIEKPQVVDCETAQGTATTCYQFVVSGAPAGRVPGPFCPRTIDDGADVTGAWFSKDGSGDLVDLTGHFILTLDEYYGDEKWVLYDAQTRNIRYTATKEACSGAARPDVEEQYKQNCIECELAYLEDDFSQTYLIPTTPIPAAQTGRVRTVGIALDGTELSGPAPIDAILGSYTIAAFDDCGGHINLHQGYHYHATTGCTDALASEDGHASLIGYAVDGYGIYAMRDAQGKEESLDECRGTTDDIRGYHYHAASPSENMFIGCLHGETVRPAGGPLGGGPPVGGPPPGSAPPDHD